From Actinosynnema mirum DSM 43827, a single genomic window includes:
- a CDS encoding cytochrome P450, giving the protein MTRSPEEPLAVPQPRPGPYEPPAGYRSRGRLPKARTPAGADAWLVTGWHDLRAVLADPRFSSDRAHPAFPTLVPGQRGLTTRNGRTTLIAQDPPAHTASRRAVLGEFTVRRVRAMSPRITEIVEGCLDDLLAGPRPADLVAALALPVPSLVVCELLGVPYADHDFFQSRTADLVRRGTSDADRARAGAEVQEYLSGLVAAKRRAPGDDLLGRLIVKQREAGGEDHDDLVLLGTLLLLAGHETTASTIALGALALLERPEVARELREDPALLPGAVEELLRLLSVVETATSRLAKADVVVGGRLVRAGEGVIGPVQTANHDPEVFPDPHVLDVRRPQGKHLAFGFGPHQCLGQHLAREELRIVFGALLRRIPTLALAVRPETLSFKDNANVYGLHALPVTW; this is encoded by the coding sequence GTGACCCGTTCGCCGGAAGAACCGCTGGCGGTCCCCCAGCCGAGGCCCGGCCCGTACGAGCCGCCCGCCGGCTACCGGAGCCGGGGCAGGCTGCCGAAAGCCCGAACCCCGGCGGGCGCGGACGCGTGGCTGGTCACCGGTTGGCACGACCTGCGCGCGGTGCTCGCCGACCCGAGGTTCAGCTCGGACCGCGCGCACCCGGCGTTCCCGACCCTGGTCCCCGGCCAGCGCGGCCTGACCACCCGCAACGGCCGCACCACCCTGATCGCCCAGGACCCGCCCGCGCACACCGCGTCCCGGCGGGCGGTGCTGGGCGAGTTCACCGTGCGCCGGGTGCGCGCGATGAGCCCGCGCATCACCGAGATCGTGGAGGGTTGCCTGGACGACCTCCTGGCGGGCCCGCGCCCGGCCGACCTGGTGGCCGCGCTGGCGCTGCCCGTGCCGTCGCTGGTGGTGTGCGAGCTGCTCGGCGTGCCGTACGCGGACCACGACTTCTTCCAGAGCAGGACGGCGGACCTGGTGCGGCGGGGCACGTCGGACGCGGACCGCGCGCGGGCGGGGGCGGAGGTCCAGGAGTACCTGAGCGGGTTGGTGGCGGCGAAGCGGCGGGCTCCGGGGGACGACCTGCTGGGCAGGTTGATCGTGAAGCAGCGCGAGGCGGGCGGCGAGGACCACGACGACCTGGTGCTGCTGGGCACGTTGTTGTTGCTGGCCGGGCACGAGACGACGGCGAGCACGATCGCGCTGGGCGCGCTGGCGCTGCTGGAGCGCCCGGAGGTGGCGCGCGAGCTGCGCGAGGACCCGGCGCTGCTGCCGGGGGCGGTGGAGGAGCTGCTGCGGTTGCTGAGCGTGGTGGAGACGGCGACGTCCAGGCTGGCGAAGGCGGACGTGGTGGTGGGCGGGCGGCTGGTGCGCGCGGGCGAGGGCGTGATCGGCCCGGTGCAGACCGCGAACCACGACCCGGAGGTGTTCCCGGACCCGCACGTGCTGGACGTGCGGAGGCCGCAGGGCAAGCACCTGGCGTTCGGCTTCGGCCCGCACCAGTGCCTGGGCCAGCACCTGGCGCGCGAGGAGCTGCGGA
- a CDS encoding TetR/AcrR family transcriptional regulator, with product MSADPPVDDRPPLRADARRNRDQIIGAAKAIFAAHDPETVPMEEVARRARVGVGTLYRRFPDRTALVRAVVLDNFARALAEADAAGAEEPTAWDALVRLLRTSAELDLSVRLAVLSPRTWAALRADPDALELRDRVLAAIDALVLAAQAEGALRADVGAGDVIRLFSLLLRRPLCEDVEPAPFACERTLAVALDGLRARGGGLPGESLTTADVLPR from the coding sequence ATGAGCGCCGATCCGCCCGTCGACGACCGGCCCCCGCTGCGCGCCGACGCCAGGCGCAACCGCGACCAGATCATCGGCGCCGCCAAGGCGATCTTCGCCGCGCACGACCCGGAGACCGTGCCGATGGAGGAGGTGGCGCGGCGCGCGCGGGTCGGCGTCGGGACGCTCTACCGGCGCTTCCCCGATCGCACCGCGCTGGTGCGGGCCGTGGTGCTGGACAACTTCGCCCGCGCGCTCGCCGAGGCCGACGCGGCGGGCGCCGAGGAGCCGACCGCGTGGGACGCCCTGGTGCGGCTGCTGCGGACCTCGGCGGAGCTGGACCTGAGCGTGCGGCTCGCGGTGCTGTCCCCGCGCACCTGGGCCGCGCTGCGGGCCGACCCGGACGCGCTGGAGCTGCGCGACCGGGTGCTCGCGGCGATCGACGCGCTCGTGCTGGCCGCGCAGGCGGAGGGGGCGCTGCGGGCGGACGTGGGGGCCGGGGACGTGATCCGGCTGTTCTCGCTGCTGCTCCGGCGACCGCTCTGCGAGGACGTGGAACCGGCGCCGTTCGCGTGCGAGCGGACGTTGGCGGTGGCGCTGGACGGGTTGCGGGCGCGGGGCGGCGGGCTGCCGGGGGAGTCGTTGACGACGGCGGACGTCCTGCCGCGGTGA
- a CDS encoding ATP-binding cassette domain-containing protein codes for MRENGAELEGLAGVPVLAGQRAHVRADGVSVALGGRQVLRELSVTVSARSRLAVVGENGRGKSTLLHVLAGVLAPDSGTVRRVGVVGLARQALEVRGGESVGTLTGAALRGSHLALRALELAGEELASGVVGADERYATALDVATGLDAWDAERRVDVALEALSACADRERPLATLSVGQRYRVRLACLLGAHHDVLLLDEPTNHLDADGVAFLTERLRGRDGGFAVVSHDRVLLRDVAEEFLDLDPSRDGTARVHAGGYAGWRDGRRREWERWEREHGEQVEERRRLSDAVDRARDRLSTGWRPDKGTGKHQRQSRAPGVVRALNRERDALEAHRITAPEPPPSLRWPELEVRRGEALLRVDGVAVEGRLRGPVDLVLDGGDRVLVTGGNGAGKSTLLSVLAGEVEPTSGGVRRLPGTRIVVVAQEVPAWPEEVTAGELHARLGDGALPLGALGLLDGHVLGTPVGRLSQGQRRRVDLALRLATRPNLVVLDEPTNHLSAALVDELTEALRSTPAAVVVATHDRGMLADLADWPRLHLG; via the coding sequence GTGCGGGAGAACGGTGCGGAGCTCGAAGGGCTTGCCGGGGTTCCCGTTCTTGCCGGGCAGCGGGCTCATGTGCGGGCTGACGGGGTCAGTGTCGCGCTCGGGGGTCGGCAGGTGCTGCGGGAGCTGTCGGTGACGGTGTCCGCGCGGTCGCGGTTGGCGGTCGTGGGGGAGAACGGGCGTGGCAAGAGCACGTTGTTGCACGTGCTCGCGGGGGTTCTGGCGCCCGACTCCGGGACGGTGCGGCGGGTCGGGGTTGTGGGGCTCGCCCGGCAGGCGCTTGAGGTTCGCGGTGGGGAGAGCGTGGGGACCTTGACCGGGGCCGCGCTTCGGGGGTCGCATCTCGCGCTTCGGGCGTTGGAGCTCGCGGGTGAGGAGTTGGCCTCGGGGGTCGTGGGGGCCGATGAGCGGTACGCGACCGCGTTGGACGTCGCCACCGGGCTCGACGCCTGGGACGCCGAGCGGCGGGTCGACGTCGCGCTGGAGGCGTTGTCCGCCTGCGCCGACCGGGAGCGGCCGTTGGCGACGTTGTCCGTGGGGCAGCGGTACCGGGTCCGGTTGGCCTGCCTGCTGGGGGCGCACCACGACGTGCTGCTGCTGGACGAGCCGACCAACCACCTCGACGCCGACGGGGTGGCGTTCCTGACCGAGCGGCTGCGGGGTCGTGACGGCGGGTTCGCCGTGGTCAGCCACGACCGGGTGTTGTTGCGGGACGTCGCCGAGGAGTTCCTCGACCTGGACCCCAGTCGGGACGGGACGGCTCGGGTCCACGCGGGCGGGTACGCCGGGTGGCGGGACGGGCGGCGGCGGGAGTGGGAGCGGTGGGAGCGGGAGCACGGGGAGCAGGTCGAGGAGCGGCGCAGGCTCTCCGACGCCGTCGACCGGGCTCGGGACCGGCTCAGCACCGGGTGGCGGCCCGACAAGGGGACCGGCAAGCACCAGCGGCAGAGCCGGGCGCCCGGCGTCGTGCGGGCGCTCAACCGGGAGCGGGACGCGTTGGAGGCGCACCGGATCACCGCGCCCGAGCCGCCGCCCTCGCTCCGCTGGCCCGAGCTGGAGGTGCGGCGCGGGGAAGCGCTGCTGCGCGTCGACGGGGTGGCCGTCGAGGGGCGGCTGCGGGGACCGGTCGACCTGGTGCTCGACGGGGGTGACCGGGTGCTGGTCACCGGGGGCAACGGGGCGGGCAAGTCGACGTTGCTCTCCGTGCTCGCAGGGGAGGTCGAGCCCACGTCCGGGGGTGTGCGGCGGCTCCCCGGGACGCGGATCGTGGTGGTGGCGCAGGAGGTTCCCGCGTGGCCCGAGGAGGTCACGGCCGGGGAGCTGCACGCCCGGTTGGGTGACGGGGCGCTGCCGCTGGGCGCGCTGGGGCTGCTCGACGGGCACGTGCTGGGCACGCCGGTCGGGCGGCTCTCGCAGGGGCAGCGGCGGCGGGTGGACCTGGCGCTGCGGCTCGCGACCCGGCCCAACCTGGTCGTGCTCGACGAGCCGACCAACCACCTCTCGGCCGCGCTCGTGGACGAGCTGACCGAGGCGCTGCGGAGCACGCCCGCCGCCGTGGTCGTCGCGACCCACGACCGGGGGATGCTCGCCGACCTGGCCGACTGGCCCCGGCTGCACCTGGGGTGA
- a CDS encoding GNAT family N-acetyltransferase: MPDGPDDRSPAPEPVTADLLNHPEGMSVRLAYVDGEPVSRGRVHYRPGGAVAELAGGRTKPAFRGRGLFTAVVAPRLHEARSRGRRLATVDALPTSEPILTALGFRAITWTRPYSPG, from the coding sequence TTGCCCGACGGCCCTGATGACCGCTCCCCGGCGCCGGAGCCGGTGACCGCCGACCTGCTGAACCACCCCGAGGGGATGAGCGTCCGCCTCGCCTACGTCGACGGCGAGCCGGTGTCCCGCGGCCGGGTCCACTACCGACCGGGCGGCGCGGTCGCCGAGTTGGCGGGCGGTCGCACGAAGCCCGCGTTCCGGGGGCGCGGCCTGTTCACCGCCGTGGTGGCGCCCCGGCTGCACGAGGCGAGGTCGCGTGGTCGCCGCCTGGCCACCGTGGACGCCCTGCCCACGTCCGAGCCGATCCTCACCGCGCTCGGCTTCCGGGCGATCACCTGGACGCGTCCGTACTCGCCCGGCTGA
- a CDS encoding TIGR02452 family protein, which translates to MKSGLRAVAQETVEITGRGSYAVGGREVEIGGAVAAAVAGTVLHLPDEPLTEGVPAGAALVEVTGESTLEAARRLGDEVACLVFASARNPGGGFLNGAQAQEEAIARSSALHACLESVPAFYDHHRAHPELVYSDRVIHSPGVPVFRADDGGLLARPHRASFLTAAAPNRGAVLANQPERVADVRPALFRRAERVLRVAAHHGHRRLVLGAWGCGVFRNEPGEVAEAFAAALAAVPAFEHVVFAILDRRRDSPTRAAFTARFGES; encoded by the coding sequence GTGAAGAGCGGGTTGCGCGCCGTCGCCCAGGAGACCGTGGAGATCACCGGACGCGGGTCCTACGCGGTCGGTGGCCGCGAGGTGGAGATCGGCGGGGCGGTGGCGGCGGCCGTGGCGGGCACGGTGCTGCACCTGCCGGACGAGCCGCTGACCGAGGGGGTTCCGGCCGGGGCGGCGCTGGTGGAGGTGACCGGCGAGTCGACCCTGGAGGCGGCGCGGCGGCTGGGCGACGAGGTGGCCTGCCTGGTGTTCGCGTCGGCCCGCAACCCCGGTGGCGGGTTCCTGAACGGCGCACAGGCCCAGGAGGAGGCGATCGCGCGCTCGTCGGCGCTGCACGCCTGCCTGGAGTCGGTCCCGGCCTTCTACGACCACCACCGGGCCCACCCCGAGCTCGTCTACAGCGACCGGGTGATCCACTCCCCCGGCGTCCCGGTGTTCCGCGCGGACGACGGCGGGCTGCTGGCGCGACCGCACCGGGCGTCGTTCCTGACGGCGGCGGCCCCGAACCGGGGCGCGGTGCTGGCGAACCAGCCCGAGCGGGTCGCGGACGTGCGCCCGGCGCTGTTCCGCCGCGCGGAGCGCGTGCTGCGCGTGGCGGCCCACCACGGGCACCGGCGGTTGGTGCTGGGCGCGTGGGGGTGCGGGGTGTTCCGCAACGAGCCGGGCGAGGTGGCGGAGGCGTTCGCGGCGGCGCTGGCGGCGGTGCCCGCGTTCGAGCACGTGGTCTTCGCGATCCTGGACCGCCGCCGGGACTCCCCGACCAGGGCCGCTTTCACGGCCCGGTTCGGCGAGTCCTGA
- a CDS encoding ArsR/SmtB family transcription factor: protein MLCPVAQDLFKALADPTRRLVLDELVERDGQTLFELCTRLIAKHGLELSRQAISQHLAVLEAADLVRTRREGRYKFHHLNTEPLEHLLARWLRPEPPGDAP from the coding sequence ATGCTCTGCCCCGTGGCGCAGGACCTGTTCAAGGCGCTGGCCGACCCGACCCGCAGGCTCGTCCTCGACGAGCTGGTCGAGCGGGACGGCCAGACCCTGTTCGAGCTCTGCACCCGCCTGATCGCCAAGCACGGCCTCGAGCTCTCCCGCCAGGCGATCAGCCAGCACCTCGCCGTGCTGGAGGCCGCCGACCTGGTCCGCACCCGGCGCGAGGGCCGCTACAAGTTCCACCACCTCAACACCGAACCGCTGGAGCACCTGCTCGCCCGCTGGCTCCGGCCCGAACCACCTGGGGATGCACCGTGA
- a CDS encoding VOC family protein, which produces MRIHLSSVFVDDQAKALDFYTEVLGFRLKDDVPMGHSRWLTVVSPDDPDGTQLLLEPSEHPAVKPYKDALVADGIPATSFAVDDVRAEHTRLTALGVRFTQEPTDLGPVVVAVLDDTCGNLIQIAQHA; this is translated from the coding sequence GTGAGGATCCACCTGTCCAGCGTCTTCGTCGACGACCAGGCCAAGGCCCTGGACTTCTACACCGAGGTGCTCGGCTTCCGGCTCAAGGACGACGTCCCGATGGGCCACTCCCGCTGGCTCACCGTCGTCTCCCCGGACGACCCCGACGGCACCCAGCTGCTCCTCGAACCCTCCGAGCACCCGGCGGTCAAGCCGTACAAGGACGCGCTCGTCGCCGACGGCATCCCGGCCACCTCGTTCGCCGTGGACGACGTGCGCGCCGAGCACACCAGGCTCACCGCCCTCGGCGTCCGGTTCACCCAGGAGCCCACCGACCTCGGGCCCGTGGTCGTCGCCGTCCTCGACGACACCTGCGGCAACCTCATCCAGATCGCCCAGCACGCCTGA
- a CDS encoding nucleoside hydrolase has translation MRIVLDTDPGVDDALAILYLAAHLDEAELVAVGSVHGNVPAPQAALNALRVLELAGLGGVPVAVGARRPLAQPLYTSEFVHGLDGLGGRAGPPPSRLPVPVSAAEQLVALARANPGELTLIALGPLTNLALAVLLEPELPALLRSVTAMAGATAVPGNITPYAEANAWHDPEAAAIVLDAGFDLTLVGLEVTESARADADWLDRLAGLRTRRARYANAILAHYVEFYTRVIGRRTCTPHDPLTVAVALDPGLATHRELPLGVELTGTHTRGQIVADRRRITTTAHIESTIDDTPRPVKVLRTVQSEVFLERLLEALARPD, from the coding sequence ATGCGCATCGTGCTGGACACCGATCCCGGCGTCGACGACGCCCTGGCCATCCTGTACCTGGCCGCGCACCTGGACGAGGCCGAGCTGGTGGCGGTGGGCAGCGTGCACGGGAACGTGCCCGCGCCGCAGGCCGCGCTGAACGCGCTGCGCGTGCTGGAGCTGGCCGGGCTGGGCGGGGTCCCGGTGGCGGTGGGGGCGCGCCGGCCGCTGGCGCAGCCGCTGTACACCTCGGAGTTCGTGCACGGCCTCGACGGGCTGGGCGGGCGGGCCGGGCCGCCGCCGTCGCGGCTGCCGGTTCCGGTGTCGGCGGCCGAGCAGCTGGTGGCGCTGGCCAGGGCGAACCCCGGCGAGCTGACCCTGATCGCGCTGGGGCCGCTGACGAACCTGGCGCTGGCGGTGCTGCTGGAGCCGGAGCTGCCCGCGCTGCTGCGGTCGGTGACGGCCATGGCGGGGGCGACGGCGGTTCCGGGCAACATCACCCCGTACGCGGAGGCCAACGCCTGGCACGACCCGGAGGCGGCGGCGATCGTGCTGGACGCCGGGTTCGACCTGACGCTGGTCGGGCTGGAGGTGACCGAGTCGGCGCGGGCGGACGCGGACTGGCTGGACCGGCTGGCGGGGCTGCGGACGCGGCGGGCGCGGTACGCGAACGCGATCCTGGCGCACTACGTGGAGTTCTACACGCGGGTGATCGGCAGGCGCACCTGCACCCCGCACGACCCGCTGACCGTGGCGGTGGCGCTGGACCCCGGCCTGGCCACGCACCGCGAGCTGCCGCTGGGGGTGGAGCTGACCGGCACGCACACGCGGGGGCAGATCGTGGCCGACCGGCGGCGGATCACCACGACGGCGCACATCGAGAGCACGATCGACGACACGCCCCGGCCGGTGAAGGTGCTGCGGACGGTGCAGTCGGAGGTGTTCCTGGAGCGGCTGCTGGAGGCGCTGGCCCGGCCGGACTAG
- a CDS encoding MFS transporter codes for MSTSTPRGGDWLALASLCLGFFLLLVDSTIISVALPALMADLGADEGTAIWVNSSYLFAYAVPLLVAGRLGDRYGARAVYLAGLVLFILASLACGLVSDPLALVAWRVVQGLGAALMTPQSMTIIRRLFAFPALGVAMGVWASVGGVASVSGPLLGGVLVGTWGWESIFLVNVPIGLLALAAAWVWLPRAEPLRTTIPVTGVLVSGLGVFGVVAGIHGGVLPPWVPGWAAVLVGLVLVGCVVFAQRGEPDRALVPVPLFRDRGFVMASVGAAMSSFTVGAAMIPVMLHLQGARGLDSMSAALVLIPMGVVCAATAPFAGRSVSARGPRFTALIGSISLAVSVLLAAVLVAASAPIWVFAAALTVFGLANAFVWAPMSVAALNSAPDRLMGAASGAFNAIKQVGAVVGSAVTAALLAVTSQGAALAALGVAALVCVLASALLGRNAVEPLGRVSGVVVHGAGRGKDLGFPTANLDFDASTRVPEDGVYAGRFTLLDGPDAPVVLPALVSIGSNETFDGSARTVEAHVLDFDGDLYDRRAEVELESWIRGQVGFSSVEALVEQMRRDEVVGRAHFSSSGPAGSVASSAPASAADRWNDRVGGEEPRSGVLVAERAGGPVTEPYTDDVVALRQAFSAFPSGVAAIAALVDGEPVSLVVSSFSVGTSQEPPLVLFAVQLSSTTWPVLSTAPLLGVSVLGEGHAGKVRQLASTKDRENRFGGLETAVSDSGAVFLEGAPLWLECAVEHTYPAGDHEIVVLRVRGLRSDLAQRPLVWHRSAFTTLADERERERVAG; via the coding sequence GTGAGCACGTCGACTCCTCGGGGCGGGGACTGGCTGGCCCTGGCCAGTCTCTGCCTCGGCTTCTTCCTGCTCCTGGTGGACAGCACGATCATCTCCGTCGCGCTGCCCGCGCTGATGGCGGACCTGGGCGCCGACGAGGGCACGGCGATCTGGGTCAACAGCTCCTACCTGTTCGCGTACGCGGTGCCGCTGCTGGTGGCGGGCAGGCTGGGCGACCGGTACGGGGCCCGCGCGGTGTACCTGGCGGGCCTGGTGCTGTTCATCCTGGCGTCGCTGGCGTGCGGCCTGGTGTCCGATCCGCTGGCGCTGGTGGCGTGGCGGGTCGTGCAGGGCCTCGGCGCGGCGCTGATGACGCCGCAGAGCATGACGATCATCCGCAGGCTGTTCGCGTTCCCCGCGCTGGGCGTGGCGATGGGCGTGTGGGCCTCGGTCGGCGGGGTGGCCTCGGTGAGCGGCCCGCTGCTGGGCGGGGTGCTCGTGGGCACGTGGGGCTGGGAGTCGATCTTCCTGGTCAACGTGCCGATCGGACTTCTCGCGCTGGCCGCCGCCTGGGTGTGGCTGCCGCGCGCGGAGCCGCTGCGCACGACGATCCCGGTGACCGGCGTGCTGGTCAGCGGGCTCGGGGTGTTCGGCGTGGTGGCCGGCATCCACGGCGGGGTGCTTCCGCCGTGGGTGCCCGGCTGGGCCGCGGTGCTGGTCGGCCTGGTGCTGGTGGGCTGCGTGGTGTTCGCGCAGCGCGGCGAGCCGGACCGGGCGCTGGTGCCGGTGCCGCTGTTCCGCGACCGGGGGTTCGTGATGGCGTCGGTGGGCGCGGCGATGTCCTCGTTCACGGTCGGCGCGGCGATGATCCCGGTGATGCTGCACCTGCAGGGCGCGCGCGGGCTGGACTCGATGTCGGCGGCGCTGGTGCTGATCCCGATGGGCGTGGTGTGCGCGGCGACGGCCCCGTTCGCGGGCCGGTCGGTGTCGGCGCGCGGGCCCCGGTTCACGGCGCTGATCGGCTCGATCTCGCTGGCGGTGTCGGTGCTGCTGGCGGCGGTGCTGGTGGCGGCGTCGGCGCCGATCTGGGTGTTCGCGGCGGCGCTGACGGTGTTCGGCCTGGCCAACGCGTTCGTGTGGGCCCCGATGTCGGTGGCGGCGCTGAACTCGGCTCCGGACCGGTTGATGGGCGCGGCCTCGGGCGCGTTCAACGCGATCAAGCAGGTCGGTGCGGTGGTGGGCAGCGCGGTGACCGCCGCGCTGCTGGCGGTGACGTCCCAGGGCGCGGCGCTGGCCGCGCTGGGCGTGGCCGCGCTGGTGTGCGTGCTGGCTTCTGCTCTGCTCGGGAGGAATGCGGTGGAACCGCTGGGACGGGTGTCCGGGGTCGTGGTGCACGGCGCCGGGCGCGGCAAGGACTTGGGCTTCCCCACGGCGAACCTGGACTTCGACGCGTCGACCCGGGTGCCCGAGGACGGCGTGTACGCCGGGCGGTTCACCCTGCTGGACGGGCCGGACGCGCCGGTGGTGCTGCCCGCGCTGGTGTCGATCGGGTCGAACGAGACGTTCGACGGGTCGGCCCGCACGGTCGAGGCGCACGTGCTGGACTTCGACGGCGACCTGTACGACCGGCGCGCCGAGGTCGAGCTGGAGTCGTGGATCCGGGGTCAGGTCGGGTTCTCCTCGGTGGAGGCGCTGGTGGAGCAGATGCGGCGGGACGAGGTCGTGGGGCGGGCGCACTTCTCCTCGTCCGGGCCCGCCGGGTCGGTGGCCTCCTCGGCCCCGGCGAGCGCGGCGGACCGCTGGAACGACCGGGTGGGCGGCGAGGAGCCGCGCTCGGGCGTGCTGGTGGCCGAGCGCGCGGGCGGTCCGGTGACCGAGCCGTACACCGACGACGTGGTGGCGCTGCGGCAGGCGTTCTCGGCGTTCCCGTCCGGGGTGGCGGCGATCGCCGCGCTGGTGGACGGTGAGCCGGTGTCGCTGGTGGTGTCCTCGTTCAGCGTGGGCACCTCGCAGGAGCCGCCGCTGGTGCTGTTCGCGGTGCAGCTGTCGTCCACGACGTGGCCGGTGCTGTCGACCGCGCCGCTGCTGGGCGTGTCGGTGCTGGGCGAGGGGCACGCCGGGAAGGTGCGGCAGTTGGCGTCGACGAAGGACCGGGAGAACCGGTTCGGCGGGTTGGAGACGGCGGTGTCGGACTCGGGCGCGGTGTTCCTGGAGGGCGCGCCGCTGTGGCTGGAGTGCGCGGTGGAGCACACCTACCCGGCCGGGGACCACGAGATCGTGGTGCTGCGGGTGCGGGGGCTGCGCTCGGACCTGGCGCAGCGGCCACTGGTGTGGCACCGGTCGGCGTTCACCACGCTCGCGGACGAGCGGGAGCGGGAGCGCGTGGCCGGGTGA
- a CDS encoding NtaA/DmoA family FMN-dependent monooxygenase (This protein belongs to a clade of FMN-dependent monooxygenases, within a broader family of flavin-dependent oxidoreductases, the luciferase-like monooxygenase (LMM) family, some of whose members use coenzyme F420 rather than FMN.), producing MRIAFDLSFTHTEGRWARPGSWEGRDFPDVRMFMELAQTAERVGVDMLFFGDGSGIPDTWRGSIEPAVEWGIQWPRQDMSPVIAAMSTVTSSIGFGLTYSSTFMHPFYVARLLNSLDHVTNGRVAFNVVASTRGADAANYGYDKLLDHDVRYERMEEFVEVCQALWASVAPDAIVRDRATGRFADPSKVSPINHRGKFFTVKGPLSAVPSPQISPVLVQAGNSPRGIAASAKFAEVVFGFGANLKGQLRHRTLLDEALVAEGRDPAKVGILWANQVIVGRTNAEARARRDEVLAFWDHEAVGAYLSHNTGYDYSTLPEKFAIGELRDRIHAAQASQAGLVSSLAAELGDEHVLSRAEFFEHGWRSATGIDHTVVGDAATIADALQENFAATGSRGGYMLSSPTGMPSGFDDIAELLVPELRRRGALGAPRSGRTLRENLSA from the coding sequence ATGCGCATCGCGTTCGACCTGTCCTTCACGCACACGGAGGGGCGCTGGGCGCGCCCCGGCTCGTGGGAGGGCCGGGACTTCCCGGACGTGCGGATGTTCATGGAGCTCGCGCAGACCGCGGAGCGGGTCGGCGTGGACATGCTGTTCTTCGGCGACGGCAGCGGCATCCCGGACACCTGGCGGGGCTCGATCGAGCCCGCCGTGGAGTGGGGCATCCAGTGGCCGCGCCAGGACATGTCGCCGGTGATCGCGGCGATGTCCACGGTGACCTCGTCGATCGGGTTCGGCCTGACCTACTCGTCGACGTTCATGCACCCGTTCTACGTGGCGCGGCTGCTGAACTCGCTGGACCACGTCACGAACGGGCGGGTCGCGTTCAACGTGGTCGCCTCCACGCGGGGCGCGGACGCGGCGAACTACGGCTACGACAAGCTGCTCGACCACGACGTCCGGTACGAGCGGATGGAGGAGTTCGTCGAGGTGTGCCAGGCCCTGTGGGCCTCGGTGGCGCCCGACGCGATCGTCCGCGACCGGGCGACGGGCCGGTTCGCCGACCCGTCGAAGGTGTCCCCGATCAACCACCGGGGGAAGTTCTTCACGGTGAAGGGCCCGCTGTCGGCGGTGCCCAGCCCGCAGATCTCCCCGGTGCTGGTGCAGGCGGGTAACTCGCCGCGCGGCATCGCGGCGTCGGCGAAGTTCGCCGAGGTCGTGTTCGGCTTCGGCGCGAACCTCAAGGGCCAGCTGCGGCACCGCACGCTCCTCGACGAGGCGCTGGTCGCCGAGGGCAGGGACCCCGCGAAGGTCGGGATCCTGTGGGCCAACCAGGTCATCGTGGGCCGCACGAACGCCGAGGCGCGCGCCCGGCGTGACGAGGTCCTGGCGTTCTGGGACCACGAGGCGGTGGGCGCGTACCTGTCGCACAACACCGGCTACGACTACTCGACGCTGCCGGAGAAGTTCGCGATCGGCGAGCTGCGCGACCGGATCCACGCCGCGCAGGCGAGCCAGGCGGGCCTGGTGTCGTCGCTGGCGGCCGAGCTGGGCGACGAGCACGTGCTCTCCCGCGCCGAGTTCTTCGAGCACGGGTGGCGCAGCGCCACCGGCATCGACCACACGGTCGTGGGCGACGCGGCGACGATCGCGGACGCGCTGCAGGAGAACTTCGCGGCGACCGGCTCGCGCGGCGGCTACATGCTGTCGAGCCCGACCGGGATGCCGTCGGGCTTCGACGACATCGCCGAGCTGCTGGTGCCGGAGCTGCGCCGCAGGGGCGCGCTGGGCGCGCCCCGCTCGGGTCGCACGCTGCGCGAGAACCTGTCGGCGTGA
- a CDS encoding cysteine hydrolase family protein gives MPTREEMLVHLTAPERRPALLVVDVQNSFADPELLASWGTPPEALELVASAVAGTDRLVGLARAAGVPVIWIELASDPARPWRASAWLRTGDPDTPYGPDEPCVAGTEGARWYGVEPGAGEARVAKRGYSGFHGTGLADLLHEQGIDWVTVAGLTTECCVAATAVDAFQHGYPVVVATDAVAAYDLDVQRAALNQLELTSAVLASSADLQRTWASWGAARLTGALR, from the coding sequence ATGCCCACCCGCGAGGAGATGCTCGTCCACCTGACGGCGCCGGAGAGGCGTCCGGCGCTGCTCGTGGTGGACGTGCAGAACTCCTTCGCCGACCCGGAGCTCCTCGCCTCGTGGGGGACTCCCCCCGAGGCGCTGGAGCTGGTGGCGAGCGCCGTGGCGGGCACCGACCGGTTGGTCGGGCTCGCCCGCGCCGCGGGCGTCCCGGTCATCTGGATCGAGCTCGCCAGCGACCCGGCCCGCCCCTGGCGGGCCAGCGCCTGGCTGCGCACCGGCGACCCGGACACCCCATACGGGCCGGACGAGCCGTGCGTGGCCGGGACGGAGGGCGCGCGCTGGTACGGCGTCGAGCCCGGCGCCGGGGAGGCCAGGGTCGCCAAGCGCGGCTACAGCGGCTTCCACGGCACCGGGCTCGCCGACCTGCTGCACGAGCAGGGGATCGACTGGGTGACCGTCGCGGGACTGACCACGGAGTGCTGCGTGGCCGCCACCGCGGTGGACGCCTTCCAGCACGGATATCCGGTCGTGGTGGCCACCGACGCGGTGGCCGCGTACGACCTCGACGTTCAGCGCGCCGCGCTGAACCAGCTCGAACTGACCTCGGCCGTGCTCGCCAGCTCCGCCGATCTGCAACGGACGTGGGCGTCCTGGGGCGCCGCACGACTGACGGGAGCACTTCGGTGA